The DNA sequence TTCATGGTCTCTGAAATTAGCCTAAATTCCACACTAAAAGGCCATAGGGTGGCTACATAAAAGAAGGGACAACGGggataaaatcagaaaagaatgaCAGTTTCTACAGAATAAAttcaacattcttttaaaaacaagaccCCACTAGCACATATACCATGCAACactaataaaaacattaaaaacaagtgCTATTTTGGAAATAGCAATTCAAGCAATCTCTATGCATTTCCAAAATATTCTCAAAAGTCATTAAAGAGAAATGGTAACTGAAATATActgtaaattttatatattttattttcataaattctccatttacttttttattagcATGAATTCCAAAATGGCCCTTAttaatagttttataattttacatgtaAGGCAATAATTGTTCATGCAGAAGCAAACCCAGTAATCCTTGGAAAAATGAGTTGAGagaaataatatgtattataaatataaaataaattttagtaaaaAGTATAGTCAATGGGAAAAACCCCTCCCCCAGAAGTTTGCAGAGTTCAGTTCTGACATCCTGCAGTCTCCTTCGTCGACTGAAAAAAGATGCataatgtgagagttgtgagttgagttttatttggggcaaaatgaggactgcaaccCAGGAGATAGCACTTTAGATAgccctgagaaactgctccaaagagttagtgtatgtgtgtgtgagttggtcagtcgtgtccgtctctttgcgaccccatggactacagcctgccaggctcctttgtccatgggattctccaggcaagaacacaggagtgggttgccattccctcctccaggggatcttcctagcccagggatcaaacccaggtctcctgcattgcaggaggattctttaccctctgagacaccagggaagcccaagtggtagtgggggaaggtcaatatataagattttggtgaagggggagttcaatgccATCAAGCACtcttacaaaaggttttctgccaGTCACGAGGAGCTGacgtcaccatgaagggatttagtacttttctagataagaggagatgcaaggattggaaactactctttgggaaagacctgatgccaggaaagattgagggtcggaggagaacggggtgacagaggataagacggttggataggatcattgactcaatgaacaagagtttgagcaaactccagggggtagtgaaggtcagggaagcctggtgtgctgcagtccacggggttgcagagagttggacatgactgagtgactgaacaacaacaaggattgGAATCAGGGAAtcagtttctgaaaatatctatctaaagacctgttccaccagtttccctagagtacagagtgcctcactctctACCCTGAATACCCTTCAGGGCATGTCAAAGGTCAACAGCTACAGAAGCACAGGATTCAGATGcaatctctgcagaggcagatgaTAAATGCCCTTGGCAAGAACCAATTTGTAATTGATACCTTCCGGATCTTTCCTCTCTAGTGCTCACTCCATGTTCTATGTCCTCATTTCACAATTTCCTGAATTCCTCACATCAACAAAAAGTCGATTTCCTAGGTCACTAATCCAGGTCATTCGGAAAGTGGGAGGAACTCTAAGGAATTAGTCCTTGTGGTGCGATTTCTCAGCACCTGGCCAGGGAGATAGTTTCTGCTTGGGACAGTCCTAAGACCCTCATAACCAAGTTCACGGTCAGTGGCTAAGGCCTGTCTACAGAGGATTCCGCCCACCTTGGCCTTCACTTTACTTGTATCTTTTCGTTTGTACATTCTTTACTACCTTATTCTGCTCAGCAATCAAATCCACAACACAGAAGGCTTTCAGAAACAAAAGTTTGTTACCTGAGCAAACTGCTTCCAAGCACTTGACGACGTCAGTTTGCCGGTTCCAGGCCGGTGCATAGCAGCCAGAGTATAaatttctgcagtgattttttgcTTGGACCTCAGAAGAGCCAGCGTGGTCTTGGTGTTCAATCCGGATGGGTTCGGGTTACAGGAACTAATGCACCATGAAGCATAAACGGAGGATTTGAAGGTGGCCTGCTGCACATAATTGGGTTTTGTATAATTTAGGAAGCACCAACTCACAGTCGTTGTTGTCCGCAGACTGGGGAACTGAAGAATCTGCTGGAAATCTACCACGTCCGTGAAAAGAAGAGTTGAATTCGCCACTTTCGCACTGGGGCCCGAGGCCCTGGGGCCCAACACACCAGCAGGCAGCTTCTGGCTCTTGCCTTGCTCTTCGAGCTGACTGTCCCCAGGTGGCAAGGAGGAGGCCTGAGGGCTCATGCTAATATCAGAGGCTGTCTCGTCAATGTCCAACTCATCTGAGGACTCTTTACTTTCCGAGGGCCCACTGGACGACTTCTGCCCCAGGGGGGATGCTCGGGAGCCAGGCTCCCTTGAGGGCACGCTGGAAGAGGGATGGTCTTGAGATGAGGAGGGGGAcagtgaggagaaggaagaagacccTGACGCCAAGCCATCCTTTGGCTCAGAAGCACAGCCCTGTCGAACCAGCTGGGGTTTCTGGGGGCGGGAGAGATCCTTCTTGATGTCTGAGTTGGTCAGCTCCACGGCACTGAGCTCCTCCACGATCTGTCCATACATCTTTTCTTCCTTGACCCTTTTCTGCTGCTTTGTTTCCATGAAGAGTTCTAAGCTGCTGGCCGGAGAAAGCATACGTTTGCTGCCTCCCAGGGTGGCCACGCTGTCAGAGGTGGAAGGTAAACATAAGGGGATTGAGGACTCCAAGCCAAGGGGTAAGGTCTGAGGTACTTTCCAGATGGGGTATTTTTCCAAGCCTGCATGCTGCCCCAACATCTGGGCAATGTTAAATCCTATTCCTTGCATGGCCGCGTTGGTTACCAGGGTTCTTTGGGTCACATTCTCGTCGACTTTGCATATGACAATGGCAGGACTGTTCTGCCCAAGCATCTGAGAAATGCTTGTGTACATGACACTCCCATAGGATGGGACGTGCGTCTGGATCCTAACAGGAACCACTGTTCCTGGTAAGGACTGCAAGGGCCCAGCGCTCGCTGAGGCGAAATCTTCCTGAAGAACCTGCTCAGAGGGAGTATCCGTTGACTTGGTGCTCTCCCCGGAAGGAAACTTTGGAAGGAGGTTCTTTGAGGGTAGCCCTGATGTTCCTGAATAGCCCGGGTAGGTTTGATCTTTCGTGTGCGTGTAATCAGCGGATTTCTTTCCAGTGTGTTCGGCCAAGGGCTCCAAGGGGTAGCTGGGGTGAACTTCTGCCTGGAAAGAAGGCTTGCCATAGCTCTTCGGAGCGTGCTGAGCAAGGGGATGGGGGAAGTGCGCCTGCCACCAGGGGGGCTGCTGGGCTGGTAAGTGAACCATACAGACGGTAGGATACTGGAACTGAAACAAAGCGCTCTGGATTGGAGAAAACGGGAGAGCCTCCTGATGGGGAAACAAATGTGGCTGTTCGGACAAGTGCTTGCTTGCAATATAGGATGTCGGTTGTATCAAGGGATTTCTCAGAGATTCCTGACTGTCCAGGTGCAGGATCTGCTGCTGGGCCAGGTGGAGGGGGCCTGAGCTCAGCTGGGGGCAGGGACCCACCACCTGCTTCCCTGGGTCCtcggcagggaggggagggagcacGGAGCACGCGGCGTGGGGCCACGTGGACCTGAGGCTGGCGTGCAGATGCTCCAGCTGCTCCTGCTTGACACCCAGATCCGCACCGGCCTCCCCCTGGGCGATCTCGGGAGAGCCGCTGAAGGACGCCTGGCGCACCAGAAAGCACTTCTTCCTCTCCCGGGATGGGGACAGCGCAGAGGCGGCTGACGCCCCGGCTGCGGGCGCGTGGGACAGGTTCCCATAATCAAATGACTTGCTCCGAATTTCTGGGACCTCCGTGGGGTGAGGACAAGGCATCTGCTCAGATGAGCAGCGTCGCATCTccttctggtggtggtggtggccggGGACAGACAGTGAGTAGGAACCGGCGGGGACGGTCAAGAACTCCGAATGCTTCCCGAACTCATCCGGCTTGGGAGGCGCCGCAAGCTTCATGGTCTCCTCTCGGTCGAAAGACATGGAGAAGCTGGAGCTGTGGGACAGGTTACTCTCTTGACTGGGGCTGCGGGAGAGGCCGGTGCCCGTGGACTCGAAGCTGGATTCCCCGGAGGAGTGCTCCATGTCCGCGAGTCGCAGACGCTTCTTCTTGGGCGGCAGCTTCTCGGCCGGAAGCTGGGAGAGGGTCTCGCTTCTCTGGGGCCACTGGAACTCCTCCACTGGTTTTTCCGGCTCTTTGCTCTgcgtttccttctccttctccggCTTGTCCGGCTCCTCGGTCACGCGGATCTCCGGCACCTGGATGTTGTGCTGGCGCACGAGCCGGGGAGGCGCGTGgtagggcggcggcggcggcggcgggactTGCGGCGCCGGGGACGGCTTCCCCCCGCCGTCTGCGCCCTCCCCGGGCGGGGCCCACTCCGGGCTCACCGGGGCTTCGGAGATCTCACTGTCACACGTCTCGGAGGGTGACGAGGCTTTCTCCTGGGCGCTGGCCGCGAGTTCAGCGGACTCGGACCGCTCGAAGGAATTGGGGCGGCTCAGCGAGTTGGTGTGCTGAATCACAGAGATCACATTTCCGGGAGGCTTCCTGCCCGCTCCGTCCGATTGCTTGTCCTGATCAGCCGCCAAGGGTGACTCCTCCGACCCGAGAGAGGGACTCCCAGATTGCAGCGGGGGTCGACACAGGTCAAAGCGCTCAGAGTGCCCATGAGAAGGGTTTTCCTGTCCAGCCAGGCCGAACCCACTCCTCGCGCCTTCCTGCATCTGCAGCTTGGACTCGTAATCTGCAGTCGCGATGCCCAAGGGCGTGCTGCTGCAGATCATGGGGGTGTCCTCCTCGTCCCCCACGCTCTTTTCTTTCCGGCGTTTTCGAGTTTCACACGTGGTTCCAAACATGGTTGGCACGCCCTGGGATGGCGCCGAGGGATCCATGAAATACTCCCCGCCATGTTTCAAGGGGCTGATGCAGGAAACATCCCTGTAGCTTTGCTTCGTCGTCTCAGAGTCCTCCCACTTCTTATAGGGTTTGCGGCAGACGTCATAGTCATAGCCGACCCTGTCCCCAGGAATCAACTTCTTTTCCTTCAAGGATGGACCTGTGATGCTTTTGGACACCCTGCCATGGTGGTCTCCCTCCAGGTGCCCTTCCTGGACTGAAGGCAGCTCAAAAGCCGCTTGTCTCCTTAACATGCGCTGCGGTGGTATGCCTACCGTTCCTGGGTAGAACACATCATCGGAGCCAGTCATCCGCTCATCAAATGAGTGACTTCCTCTCAAAGAAGGAGGAAGACTTAAGTTCGTTGCTGAAGAAGTTGGCATTGAGTTGCTTCGAATAAGGGGTGAAGAGTCAACTGGCGCTTCGAGGAGAACTGGGCTGCCGCCTTGGAAACTGGCTGGATAAAGTTTTCCTTCATTCCTGATAGATGATGGAATCGTTTGGGATTGTCTTGACTCACTGTTGAATTTGGTGGATTTTAGCATGCCTGTCTGGCTGGGATCAATTTCCGCCTTGCTTGGGATCAGCTGGGAAACAGGATCTTCAAACATCTTGACATCTAACCTGGTGTTGACATGAGGTAATGAGTCCATGGTGCCCTTCCTACCCATCGTGGCGCGCTCCTGACTTGTGGTTGTAACACTGAGTGTATTTCTTGGACTAAGCCGacagtattttccaaagatgattTCTTCGTAAGACTTCGCGTTTGTGTTTGGAGGGCTGATCTGCTGCTCTGCACTTTCTGAGCGGGAAAAGTAACCAGAGTCGGTGCTTCCTTTACTGTGCGGGCTCAGAAGGTTCAGAGATGGCTCAGAATCTTGTCCTTTTTTCTCTGACAGTCTTAGTGCAAGTTTCTGTTT is a window from the Cervus canadensis isolate Bull #8, Minnesota chromosome 33, ASM1932006v1, whole genome shotgun sequence genome containing:
- the HIVEP2 gene encoding transcription factor HIVEP2, with product MDTGDTALGQKATSRSGETDKASGRWRQEQSAVIKMSTFGSQEGQRQPQIDPEHIGNTASAQLFGSGKLASPSEVVQQVTEKQYPPHRPSPYSCQHSLSFPQHSLPQGVMHSNKPHQSLEGPPWLFPGPLPSVASEDLFSFPIHGHSGGYPRKKISSLNPAYSQYSQKSIEQSEDAHKKEHKPKKPGKYICPYCSRACAKPSVLKKHIRSHTGERPYPCIPCGFSFKTKSNLYKHRKSHAHAIKAGLVPFTESAVSKLDLEAGFIDVEAEIHSDGEQSTDTDEESSLFVEASDKMSPGPPIPLEMASRGGYHGSLEESLGGPMKVPILIIPKSGIPLTNESSQYIGSDMLPNPSLSTKADDSHTVKQKLALRLSEKKGQDSEPSLNLLSPHSKGSTDSGYFSRSESAEQQISPPNTNAKSYEEIIFGKYCRLSPRNTLSVTTTSQERATMGRKGTMDSLPHVNTRLDVKMFEDPVSQLIPSKAEIDPSQTGMLKSTKFNSESRQSQTIPSSIRNEGKLYPASFQGGSPVLLEAPVDSSPLIRSNSMPTSSATNLSLPPSLRGSHSFDERMTGSDDVFYPGTVGIPPQRMLRRQAAFELPSVQEGHLEGDHHGRVSKSITGPSLKEKKLIPGDRVGYDYDVCRKPYKKWEDSETTKQSYRDVSCISPLKHGGEYFMDPSAPSQGVPTMFGTTCETRKRRKEKSVGDEEDTPMICSSTPLGIATADYESKLQMQEGARSGFGLAGQENPSHGHSERFDLCRPPLQSGSPSLGSEESPLAADQDKQSDGAGRKPPGNVISVIQHTNSLSRPNSFERSESAELAASAQEKASSPSETCDSEISEAPVSPEWAPPGEGADGGGKPSPAPQVPPPPPPPYHAPPRLVRQHNIQVPEIRVTEEPDKPEKEKETQSKEPEKPVEEFQWPQRSETLSQLPAEKLPPKKKRLRLADMEHSSGESSFESTGTGLSRSPSQESNLSHSSSFSMSFDREETMKLAAPPKPDEFGKHSEFLTVPAGSYSLSVPGHHHHQKEMRRCSSEQMPCPHPTEVPEIRSKSFDYGNLSHAPAAGASAASALSPSRERKKCFLVRQASFSGSPEIAQGEAGADLGVKQEQLEHLHASLRSTWPHAACSVLPPLPAEDPGKQVVGPCPQLSSGPLHLAQQQILHLDSQESLRNPLIQPTSYIASKHLSEQPHLFPHQEALPFSPIQSALFQFQYPTVCMVHLPAQQPPWWQAHFPHPLAQHAPKSYGKPSFQAEVHPSYPLEPLAEHTGKKSADYTHTKDQTYPGYSGTSGLPSKNLLPKFPSGESTKSTDTPSEQVLQEDFASASAGPLQSLPGTVVPVRIQTHVPSYGSVMYTSISQMLGQNSPAIVICKVDENVTQRTLVTNAAMQGIGFNIAQMLGQHAGLEKYPIWKVPQTLPLGLESSIPLCLPSTSDSVATLGGSKRMLSPASSLELFMETKQQKRVKEEKMYGQIVEELSAVELTNSDIKKDLSRPQKPQLVRQGCASEPKDGLASGSSSFSSLSPSSSQDHPSSSVPSREPGSRASPLGQKSSSGPSESKESSDELDIDETASDISMSPQASSLPPGDSQLEEQGKSQKLPAGVLGPRASGPSAKVANSTLLFTDVVDFQQILQFPSLRTTTTVSWCFLNYTKPNYVQQATFKSSVYASWCISSCNPNPSGLNTKTTLALLRSKQKITAEIYTLAAMHRPGTGKLTSSSAWKQFAQMKPDASFLFGSKLERKLVGSILKERGKGDIHGDKDIGSKQTEPIRIKIFEGGYKSNEDYVYVRGRGRGKYICEECGIRCKKPSMLKKHIRTHTDVRPYVCKLCNFAFKTKGNLTKHMKSKAHMKKCLELGVSMTSVDDTETEEAETMEDLHKASEKHSMSSISTDHQFSDAEESDGEDGDDNDDDDEDDDDFDDQGDLTPKTRSRSTSPQPPRFSSLPVNVGAVPHGVPSDSSLGHSSLISYLVTLPSIQVTQLMTPSDSCEDTQMTEYQRLFQSKSTDSEPDKDRLDIPSCMDEECMLSSEPGSSPQDFSPSSRHSSPGYDSSPCRDNSPKRCLIPKGDLSPRRHLSPRRDLSPMRHLSPRKEAALRREMSQRDVSPRRHLSPRRPVSPGKEIMARRDLSPRRERRYMTTIRAASPRRALYHNPPLSMGQYLQAEPIVLGPPNLRRGLPQVPYFSLYGDQEGAYEHPGPSLFPEGPTDYVFSHLPLHSQQQVRAPIPMVPVGGIQMVHSIPPALAGVHPPPTLPLPMEGSEEKRGASGDSFAKDPHAGSKPPGKRSPHAPQSSGPPSTPSSPRLLMKQSTSEDSLNATEREQEENIQTCTKAIASLRIATEEAALLGADQSARGQAPHQKPLESAQASIRHFSGPEPGQPCTSATHPDLHDGEKDNFGTSQTAFAHSTFYSKSCLDDQQSGFQDSKELPSSTEEGKEAASEKSQLH